From a single Nicotiana tomentosiformis chromosome 2, ASM39032v3, whole genome shotgun sequence genomic region:
- the LOC138906135 gene encoding uncharacterized protein, whose translation MSYEALLRLDKFIKLFSVHFSGAPFEDPHDYLDRCHEVLRNMGIVERNEVDFHVFQMTGSTKMWWRDYVFTRPAGSPALTWEQFPQLFLEKFVPITLREEYRRVFEHLQQGSMTVTQYETRFVDLARHAIILLPTERERVRRFIDGLTYTIRLQIAKERKTDISFQTSMNIARRIELVRAQERGPLSDKRPRHSSNFRGA comes from the coding sequence ATGTCTTATGAGgctttattgagattggacaagtttattaagctcttttcagttcacttcagtggtgcaccttttgaggacccacatgattatcttgaccgttgccatgaggtgctacggaacatgggaatagttgAAAGGAACGAGGTCGATTTTCacgtgtttcagatgactggctCCACCAAGatgtggtggagagattatgtatttactagaccagctggttcgcctgcacttacatgggagcagttcccacaactatttctggagaagtttgttcctatTACTCTAAGAGAGGAGTACCGTAGGGTATTCGAGCACcttcagcagggtagcatgaccGTCACCCAatatgagactcgatttgtggacttagcacgtcatgccatcatcttgcttcctactgaaagggagagagtgaggagattcattgatggactcacttatactatcaggcttcagatagcCAAAGAGAGAAAGACTGATATTTCCTTCCAGACGTCCATGAATATTGCTAGGCGAATTGAGTTAGTTCGTGCTCAAGAGAGAGGGCCAttgtcagataagaggccccgtcattccaGTAATTTCAGAGGCGCCTAA